Proteins encoded together in one Deinococcus irradiatisoli window:
- a CDS encoding V-type ATP synthase subunit I has translation MINPMQQVVIATRKRESRAVIEALQDAGALHLVPVQGAGVLSAGPLSGEDAEFRRESERLLARTETTLTELGAVRRAAAPLPAEEQWPELLEEVARPAAELAKRRQALDGDLDVWRTYGPAVKALSDLSGGLDRSRRVSLVPFIYQKPEELAALQAALQASLEGRFELATRPLSGSDFVGAVATLTIDRDAARAALGKARLGELRLPGRFDGQPISEVARELGRIEREGVAQRDALERERVSLADRFGPTLFAIRDALSDQVAIHDVQGMSARGKYSLVMQGFVPDDRVAGLKTALDRFGNAVSYELHPVDSHHTAHVPVELKNSSYSKNFELILGMLPLPRYGNFDPTGIISFFFPLFFGFIIADIGYGLLFFILGTWFATKARRGEGFNLAAMNSYLSPGVMGKLGVIIRTMSTWAIFWGFLTGEFFGNLAEHLHLFYFNHAWMQSLWGITVPGEQESGLLPIVFPRLQPWFTNTALISTLLVGILMVIWGWLIRVQLASRHGDKNHLWEAIGMIGGLVGLVSLGFLSQGGNQLVNGSIYTDFSSPLLIVMYLGFAVFLVGMVMSKVFLMIIEILSQGGNIISFARLFAVGVAGAILANLATDLGWGMYERIGILGILIGIVLALLVHAFALAITIIGHVLQPIRLHFVEFLTPTGYHNESGVAYNPLRRLSPAASTAASKK, from the coding sequence GTGATCAACCCCATGCAGCAGGTCGTCATCGCCACCCGGAAACGGGAAAGCCGCGCCGTGATCGAAGCGCTGCAAGACGCCGGCGCGCTGCATCTGGTGCCGGTGCAGGGCGCCGGCGTGCTGAGCGCCGGTCCGCTCAGCGGCGAGGACGCCGAGTTCCGCCGCGAAAGCGAGCGGCTGCTGGCGCGCACCGAAACCACCCTGACCGAGCTCGGCGCGGTTCGCCGCGCCGCCGCGCCGCTGCCCGCCGAGGAGCAGTGGCCTGAGCTGCTCGAAGAAGTGGCCCGGCCGGCCGCCGAACTGGCCAAGCGCCGTCAGGCCCTCGACGGTGACCTCGACGTGTGGCGCACCTACGGCCCGGCGGTCAAGGCGCTGAGCGACCTCTCCGGCGGGCTGGACCGCAGCCGGCGGGTGTCGCTCGTTCCCTTCATCTACCAGAAGCCCGAAGAACTCGCCGCCCTGCAAGCGGCGCTGCAAGCCAGCCTCGAAGGGCGCTTCGAACTGGCGACCCGCCCGCTGTCGGGCAGCGACTTTGTGGGCGCCGTGGCCACCCTGACCATTGACCGGGACGCGGCCCGCGCCGCGCTGGGCAAGGCCCGCCTGGGCGAATTGCGCTTGCCGGGACGCTTCGACGGTCAGCCGATCAGCGAGGTGGCCCGCGAACTCGGCCGCATCGAGCGCGAAGGGGTGGCCCAGCGCGACGCCCTGGAACGCGAACGGGTCAGCCTCGCCGACCGCTTCGGCCCCACGCTGTTTGCCATCCGTGACGCCCTGAGCGATCAGGTGGCGATTCACGACGTGCAGGGCATGAGCGCGCGCGGCAAGTACAGCCTGGTGATGCAGGGCTTCGTGCCCGACGACCGGGTGGCCGGCCTCAAGACCGCCCTCGACCGCTTCGGCAACGCGGTGAGCTACGAGCTTCACCCGGTGGACTCGCACCACACCGCCCACGTGCCGGTCGAGCTGAAAAACAGCAGCTACAGCAAGAACTTCGAGCTGATCCTGGGCATGCTGCCGCTGCCGCGTTACGGCAACTTCGATCCCACCGGCATCATCTCGTTTTTCTTTCCGCTGTTTTTCGGCTTCATCATCGCCGACATCGGCTACGGCCTGCTGTTTTTCATCCTCGGCACCTGGTTTGCCACCAAGGCCCGGCGCGGCGAGGGCTTCAACCTGGCGGCCATGAATTCCTACCTCTCGCCCGGCGTGATGGGCAAGCTCGGCGTGATCATCCGCACCATGAGCACCTGGGCGATTTTCTGGGGCTTTCTCACCGGGGAATTCTTCGGCAACCTCGCCGAGCACCTGCACCTCTTCTACTTCAACCACGCCTGGATGCAGAGCCTCTGGGGCATCACCGTGCCGGGCGAGCAGGAAAGCGGCCTCCTGCCAATCGTCTTCCCGCGCCTGCAACCCTGGTTTACCAACACCGCTTTGATCAGCACCCTGCTGGTGGGCATCCTGATGGTGATCTGGGGCTGGCTGATCCGGGTGCAGCTCGCCAGCCGTCACGGTGACAAGAACCACCTCTGGGAAGCCATCGGCATGATCGGCGGTCTGGTCGGACTGGTCAGCCTGGGCTTTTTGTCGCAGGGCGGCAACCAGCTGGTCAACGGCTCGATCTACACCGATTTCAGCAGCCCGCTCCTGATCGTGATGTACCTCGGCTTCGCCGTGTTCCTGGTGGGCATGGTGATGTCCAAAGTCTTCCTGATGATCATCGAAATCCTCTCGCAGGGCGGCAACATCATCAGCTTCGCCCGTCTCTTCGCCGTGGGCGTGGCCGGCGCGATTCTCGCCAACCTCGCCACCGATCTGGGCTGGGGCATGTACGAGCGCATCGGCATCCTCGGGATTCTGATCGGCATCGTGCTGGCGCTGCTGGTGCACGCCTTCGCGCTGGCGATCACCATCATCGGCCACGTGCTGCAACCGATCCGTCTTCACTTCGTCGAGTTCCTCACGCCCACCGGCTACCACAACGAGTCGGGCGTGGCGTATAACCCCCTTCGCCGCCTCAGTCCGGCGGCGTCCACCGCCGCGAGCAAGAAATGA
- a CDS encoding V-type ATP synthase subunit K: MTKTNKIALAALVLALASTGFAQEAATTTATNSNGGLIAVGAGLALGLGAIGTGLAQGRIGAAAAGVTAENPGRLGLMLLWFAIPETLVIFGLVGFFILSGKI; the protein is encoded by the coding sequence ATGACCAAAACCAACAAGATCGCCCTCGCCGCCCTCGTTCTCGCCCTGGCCAGCACCGGCTTTGCACAGGAAGCGGCCACCACCACCGCCACCAACAGCAACGGCGGTCTGATCGCCGTGGGCGCGGGCCTGGCCCTGGGCCTGGGCGCCATCGGCACCGGCCTGGCGCAGGGGCGCATCGGCGCCGCCGCCGCCGGCGTGACCGCCGAGAACCCCGGCCGCCTGGGTCTGATGCTGCTGTGGTTCGCCATTCCCGAAACGCTGGTGATCTTCGGTCTGGTGGGCTTTTTCATCCTCTCAGGCAAGATCTAA
- a CDS encoding V-type ATP synthase subunit E yields the protein MALDKLLENEAQSEIERIRAEARDRAGAIVRAAQEQAQTLIDSRTRALDTQMQASLTRARSAADLERSASRLNAGESGMSRAFQLAQHELLAVTRAPEYKEILSRLIEEARGVVPNAEAIEVHPNEAHVARELVTDLDVRESYAVQGGVRVIANGGKSGVTNTLQGRLERLRDSLAPQVSRILSEG from the coding sequence ATGGCGCTCGATAAACTGCTCGAAAACGAGGCGCAGTCGGAGATCGAGCGCATCCGCGCTGAGGCGCGTGACCGCGCTGGAGCGATTGTCCGGGCCGCGCAGGAACAAGCCCAAACCCTGATCGACAGCCGCACCCGGGCGCTGGACACCCAGATGCAGGCTTCGCTGACCCGCGCCCGCTCGGCGGCCGATCTGGAGCGCAGCGCTTCGCGGCTCAACGCCGGGGAAAGCGGCATGAGCCGGGCCTTTCAACTGGCCCAGCATGAACTGCTGGCCGTGACCCGCGCCCCGGAATACAAAGAAATTCTGAGCCGCCTGATCGAGGAAGCCCGCGGCGTGGTGCCCAACGCCGAGGCGATCGAAGTGCACCCCAACGAAGCCCACGTGGCCCGCGAACTCGTCACCGATCTCGACGTGCGCGAGAGCTACGCAGTGCAGGGCGGCGTGCGGGTGATCGCCAACGGCGGCAAAAGCGGCGTGACCAACACGCTGCAGGGCCGCCTGGAGAGGCTGCGCGATTCACTTGCCCCGCAGGTGAGCCGCATCCTCTCGGAAGGGTAA
- a CDS encoding V-type ATPase subunit, which translates to MADDYGYINARIKMMRTQLLDGRALEAAMGAQTYPEFLRLLSESELSGDLSAATAQGAGLPELDQGLSKNFFENVEKVYRLADGDAKTEIGVLLQKWDLVNLKSIARGLTSGRSGEDLLGSLIPGGTIPMTTLQTAVQAGDLAAAATAITLTGHPLAAAFREGVGAYNASGKLLDLEIALDQAYYRYALRVSRNTSLRRYLSREVDITNALTSRSLRGSGANPALFVEGGRSIDAATFARLTDGDPSGAGDVAAVLEAATPAEAERVARGLLDEAARNAAAGDPLGVGVAIDYLRRKEQEIAKLRLIGRGKFYNVPDEDIRQEVAQA; encoded by the coding sequence ATGGCCGACGACTACGGTTACATCAATGCCCGCATCAAGATGATGCGCACGCAACTGCTCGACGGCCGGGCGCTCGAAGCCGCGATGGGCGCGCAGACCTACCCCGAGTTCCTGCGCCTCTTGAGCGAGTCCGAGCTGTCGGGTGACCTCTCGGCGGCCACCGCCCAGGGCGCGGGACTACCGGAGCTCGACCAGGGGCTGTCCAAGAACTTCTTCGAGAATGTAGAGAAGGTCTACCGGCTGGCCGACGGCGACGCCAAGACCGAAATCGGCGTGCTGCTGCAAAAGTGGGACCTGGTCAACCTCAAGTCCATCGCCCGGGGCCTCACCAGCGGCCGCAGCGGGGAAGACCTGCTGGGCAGCCTGATTCCCGGCGGCACCATTCCGATGACCACCCTGCAAACGGCGGTGCAGGCCGGCGATCTGGCGGCCGCCGCCACCGCCATCACCCTCACCGGGCATCCGCTGGCGGCGGCCTTCCGTGAAGGCGTGGGCGCCTACAACGCCAGCGGCAAGCTGCTCGATCTGGAAATCGCCCTCGATCAAGCGTATTACCGCTACGCGCTGCGGGTGTCGCGCAACACCTCGCTGCGGCGCTACCTGTCGCGCGAAGTGGACATCACCAACGCGCTGACCTCGCGCTCGCTGCGCGGCAGCGGCGCCAACCCGGCGCTGTTCGTCGAGGGTGGGCGCAGCATTGACGCGGCGACGTTCGCCCGCCTCACCGACGGTGATCCCAGCGGTGCGGGCGACGTGGCCGCGGTGCTGGAAGCCGCCACCCCCGCCGAAGCCGAGCGGGTGGCCCGCGGCCTGCTCGACGAGGCGGCCCGCAACGCCGCCGCCGGCGATCCGCTGGGCGTGGGCGTGGCCATCGATTACCTGCGGCGCAAGGAGCAGGAAATCGCCAAGCTGCGCCTGATCGGACGCGGCAAGTTCTACAACGTGCCCGACGAGGACATCCGGCAGGAGGTGGCCCAAGCATGA
- a CDS encoding V-type ATP synthase subunit F — MTQKSAAGTSQKVVVLADNETATGYRLAGAQVVEATAADAQAKLEELIVSGRYGLVAVDTGLIKDPATSTARIMRGRDLPIILPIPSLSDAFSSEQVDAKAYMGKLVRETIGFDIKL; from the coding sequence ATGACCCAGAAAAGCGCGGCGGGAACGTCGCAGAAGGTCGTGGTGCTGGCCGACAACGAAACGGCCACCGGCTACCGCCTGGCCGGCGCTCAGGTCGTCGAGGCCACTGCCGCCGACGCCCAGGCCAAGCTCGAAGAGCTGATCGTCAGCGGCCGGTACGGTCTGGTGGCGGTGGACACCGGCCTGATCAAGGACCCGGCCACCAGCACCGCCCGGATCATGCGCGGGCGCGATCTGCCGATCATCTTGCCGATTCCCAGCCTCAGCGACGCTTTTTCCAGCGAACAGGTCGACGCCAAGGCCTACATGGGCAAACTGGTGCGCGAAACAATCGGCTTCGACATCAAGCTCTAA
- a CDS encoding V-type ATP synthase subunit A: MTQNKQGVIERIAGPAVIARGMYGAKMFDIVRVGTERLVGEIIRLDGDTAFVQVYEDTAGLTVGEPIVSTGLPLSVELGPGMLNGIYDGIQRPLDKIREQSGDFIARGIEVSSLDRTKKWSFTPSVQVGDEVGGSAILGTVPEFSFTHKILTPPDKSGRIRSIVDAGEYTIDDIIAELEDGTQLRLAHYWPVRAARPVALKKDPSLPFLTGMRILDVLFPLVMGGAAAIPGPFGSGKTVTQQSVAKYGNADIVVYVGCGERGNEMTDVLVEFPELEDPKTGGPLMHRTILIANTSNMPVAAREASVYTGITLAEYFRDQGYSVSLMADSTSRWAEALREISSRLEEMPAEEGYPPYLSARLAAFYERAGAVRTLAGEDGAVSVIGAVSPAGGDMSEPVTQATLRITGAFWRLDAGLARRRHFPAINWNGSYSLFTPILDSWYRQNVGEDFPELRQRIQNLLQQEAALQEVVQLVGPDALQDSERLVIEAGRMLRQDFLQQNGFDPVDASASMPKNYGLMKSMLSFYENASEALKNGATIDEIIQNPVIEKLSRARYVSEAEFPAYNDALAQELTTTFKGVKA; encoded by the coding sequence ATGACGCAAAACAAGCAAGGCGTCATCGAGCGCATCGCCGGGCCGGCCGTGATTGCCCGGGGCATGTACGGCGCCAAGATGTTCGACATCGTGCGCGTCGGCACCGAGCGTTTGGTGGGAGAAATCATCCGTCTGGACGGCGACACCGCCTTCGTGCAGGTGTACGAGGACACCGCCGGCCTGACGGTGGGCGAGCCGATCGTCTCGACCGGCCTGCCGCTCTCGGTCGAACTCGGGCCGGGGATGCTCAACGGCATCTACGACGGCATTCAGCGCCCGCTCGACAAGATCCGCGAGCAGTCCGGCGACTTTATCGCCCGCGGCATCGAGGTCAGCTCGCTCGACCGCACCAAGAAGTGGAGCTTCACGCCCAGCGTGCAGGTCGGGGACGAGGTCGGCGGCAGCGCCATTCTCGGCACCGTGCCGGAGTTCTCGTTTACCCACAAGATCCTGACCCCGCCCGACAAATCGGGCCGCATCAGGAGCATCGTGGACGCCGGCGAGTACACCATCGACGACATCATCGCCGAACTCGAAGACGGCACCCAGCTGCGCCTGGCCCACTACTGGCCGGTGCGGGCGGCGCGTCCGGTGGCCCTCAAGAAAGACCCCAGCCTGCCGTTTTTGACCGGCATGCGCATCCTCGACGTGCTGTTCCCGCTGGTGATGGGCGGCGCGGCGGCGATTCCCGGTCCGTTCGGCTCGGGCAAGACCGTCACCCAGCAGTCGGTCGCCAAGTACGGCAACGCCGACATCGTGGTGTACGTGGGTTGCGGCGAGCGCGGCAACGAGATGACCGACGTGCTGGTGGAGTTCCCCGAACTCGAAGACCCCAAGACCGGCGGGCCTCTCATGCACCGCACCATCCTGATCGCCAACACCTCGAACATGCCGGTGGCGGCGCGCGAGGCCTCGGTGTACACCGGCATCACGCTGGCCGAGTACTTCCGCGACCAGGGCTACTCTGTGTCCCTGATGGCCGACAGCACCTCCCGCTGGGCCGAAGCGCTGCGTGAAATCAGCTCGCGCCTGGAAGAAATGCCCGCCGAAGAAGGCTACCCGCCGTACCTCTCGGCCCGACTGGCCGCGTTCTACGAGCGGGCCGGCGCGGTGCGGACCCTGGCCGGCGAAGACGGCGCGGTCAGCGTGATCGGCGCGGTGTCCCCGGCCGGCGGCGACATGTCCGAGCCGGTCACCCAGGCGACCCTGCGCATCACCGGCGCGTTCTGGCGCCTCGATGCGGGCCTGGCGCGCCGCCGCCACTTCCCGGCGATCAACTGGAACGGCTCGTACTCGCTGTTTACCCCGATTCTCGACAGCTGGTACCGCCAGAACGTGGGCGAGGACTTTCCCGAACTGCGCCAGCGCATCCAGAACCTGCTGCAGCAGGAAGCCGCCCTGCAGGAAGTGGTGCAGCTCGTCGGCCCCGACGCCCTGCAAGACAGCGAGCGCCTCGTCATCGAAGCGGGCCGGATGCTGCGCCAGGATTTCCTGCAGCAAAACGGCTTCGACCCGGTGGACGCCTCGGCCTCGATGCCCAAGAACTACGGCCTGATGAAGTCGATGCTGTCGTTCTACGAGAACGCCAGTGAAGCGCTCAAGAACGGCGCGACCATCGACGAGATCATCCAGAACCCGGTGATCGAGAAGCTCTCGCGTGCCCGCTACGTCTCGGAAGCCGAGTTCCCGGCCTACAACGACGCGCTGGCGCAGGAGCTGACCACCACCTTCAAGGGAGTGAAAGCGTGA
- a CDS encoding V-type ATP synthase subunit B, translating to MTLLQKEYNDVSYISGPLLFVNAASDLAYNAIVNIKDGSGRIRGGQVIEVSDEHAVIQIFEDTRGLDLATASVSLVEDVARLGVSKDMIGRRFDGLGRPIDGLPNVIADKRLSINGQAMNPASRAKPEEFIQTGISTIDINTSLIRGQKLPIFSGSGLPHNELAAQIARQAKVPGHEGDFAVVFAAMGLTQREVSFFTQEFERTGALARSVLFLNKADDPTVERILTPRMALTTAEYLAFEHGYHVLVILTDLTNYCEALREIGGAREEIPGRRGFPGYMYTDLASLYERAGVIQGKPGSVTQIPILSMPDDDITHPIPDLTGYITEGQIVVDRTLNSKGVFPPINPLPSLSRLMGNGIGKGKTRADHKNVSDQLFAAYANGLDLRKLVAITGEDALTENDKLFLRFADDFENYFIGQGGQDRSIEDSMTVAWGILSKLPQSQLTRIGKDAIDKYYGTKVDEMWKGNRI from the coding sequence GTGACCCTCCTTCAAAAGGAATACAACGACGTTTCCTATATCTCCGGGCCGCTGCTGTTCGTCAATGCGGCTTCGGACCTGGCCTACAACGCCATCGTCAACATCAAGGACGGCTCCGGGCGCATTCGCGGCGGACAGGTCATCGAAGTCAGCGACGAGCACGCGGTCATTCAGATTTTCGAGGACACCCGCGGCCTCGACCTCGCCACCGCTTCGGTGAGCCTGGTCGAAGACGTGGCCCGCCTGGGCGTCAGCAAGGACATGATCGGCCGCCGCTTCGACGGCCTGGGCCGCCCGATCGACGGCCTGCCCAACGTCATCGCCGACAAGCGCCTCTCGATCAACGGTCAGGCGATGAACCCGGCCTCGCGCGCCAAGCCCGAGGAATTCATCCAGACCGGCATCAGCACCATCGACATCAACACCTCGCTGATTCGCGGTCAGAAGCTGCCGATCTTCTCCGGCTCGGGTCTGCCGCACAACGAACTCGCCGCCCAGATCGCCCGTCAGGCGAAAGTGCCGGGCCACGAGGGCGACTTCGCGGTGGTGTTCGCGGCGATGGGCCTGACCCAGCGCGAAGTCAGCTTCTTCACGCAGGAGTTCGAGCGTACCGGCGCGCTGGCCCGCTCGGTCCTGTTTCTCAACAAGGCCGACGACCCCACCGTCGAGCGCATCCTGACCCCGCGCATGGCGCTGACCACCGCCGAGTACCTGGCCTTCGAGCACGGCTACCACGTGCTGGTGATCCTGACCGATTTGACCAACTACTGCGAGGCGCTGCGCGAGATCGGCGGCGCCCGCGAGGAAATCCCCGGTCGGCGCGGCTTCCCCGGTTACATGTACACCGACCTGGCCTCGCTGTACGAGCGGGCCGGCGTGATTCAGGGCAAGCCCGGTTCGGTGACGCAGATCCCGATTCTGTCGATGCCCGACGACGACATCACCCACCCGATTCCCGACCTGACCGGCTACATCACCGAAGGCCAGATCGTGGTGGACCGGACCCTCAACAGCAAGGGCGTGTTCCCGCCGATCAACCCGCTGCCGAGCCTGTCGCGCTTGATGGGCAACGGCATCGGCAAGGGCAAGACCCGCGCCGACCACAAGAACGTCTCGGACCAGCTGTTTGCCGCCTACGCCAACGGCCTGGATTTGCGCAAGCTCGTCGCCATCACCGGTGAAGACGCGCTGACCGAGAACGACAAGCTGTTCCTGCGCTTCGCCGACGATTTCGAGAACTACTTCATCGGCCAGGGCGGGCAGGACCGCAGCATCGAGGACTCGATGACGGTGGCCTGGGGCATTCTCTCCAAGCTGCCGCAGTCGCAGCTGACCCGCATCGGCAAGGACGCCATCGACAAGTACTACGGCACCAAGGTCGACGAGATGTGGAAAGGCAACCGCATCTGA
- a CDS encoding V-type ATP synthase subunit D, translating into MADISPTRSALLASKASLKTASSGADLLKRKRDALIGEFFALVKDALAAREELSGVSKGAYVSLFSAKAWDSPEAVESLSLAQGSEYNVNMQIESIYGVKVPKMDIPERSTAAMFSPINVGSRTIQAATDFQTVMAALVKVAATETKLRRIGEEIKKTSRRVNALEQVVIPGVLDDIRFIRGVLDQREREESFRLKKIKAKLEREAAENKKAAKAAQAAD; encoded by the coding sequence ATGGCAGACATCAGCCCCACCCGCAGCGCCCTGCTGGCCAGCAAGGCCAGCTTGAAAACCGCCAGCAGCGGCGCGGACCTGCTCAAGCGCAAGCGTGACGCCCTGATCGGCGAGTTCTTCGCGCTGGTCAAGGACGCGCTGGCTGCCCGCGAGGAGCTTTCCGGCGTCAGCAAGGGCGCGTACGTGTCGCTGTTCTCGGCCAAGGCCTGGGACAGCCCCGAAGCGGTCGAGAGCCTGTCGTTGGCGCAGGGCAGCGAGTATAACGTCAACATGCAGATCGAGAGCATCTACGGCGTCAAGGTGCCGAAGATGGACATTCCCGAGCGCAGTACGGCGGCGATGTTCAGCCCGATCAATGTCGGCTCGCGGACCATTCAGGCCGCCACTGACTTTCAGACGGTGATGGCCGCGCTGGTCAAGGTGGCCGCCACCGAAACCAAGCTGCGGCGCATCGGCGAGGAGATCAAGAAGACCTCGCGCCGCGTCAACGCGCTGGAGCAGGTCGTAATTCCCGGCGTGCTGGACGACATCCGCTTTATTCGCGGCGTGCTCGACCAGCGCGAGCGAGAGGAGAGCTTCCGGCTGAAAAAGATCAAGGCCAAGCTCGAACGCGAAGCCGCCGAGAACAAGAAGGCCGCCAAGGCCGCGCAAGCCGCCGACTGA
- a CDS encoding tetratricopeptide repeat protein, which produces MQPPFDSFTPPPDSPTVDALLHAASALLPITPKRALDMAQEALALAGELGYRAGEAQAHLLCGQTLHRMAELQEAERHLVTATGLFTQLGDAARRAQALLSSGMVRRELGEPALAGQALTQALDLSEQIGDRVLKASVLNQQAALSQTSGNADLALEQLSGALAIRRELGDNLGAAQCLNNIGQVHLSRHELPSALQRLTEAYDLLKTVDDPSTSAHCLINIGYVYEEMGDHQLSYDYHARALELARAHGNHTLELYCLNNLAEAVSSMERHQEASELFTQALGIAERIGMRYLSGCAHHGLGRAATALNRPGDAVEHHQQALSIAAELGEAQGEVDALLGLGEAYLALDRQQEARTVLERALPLAIGGESHKQVARIRVLLARIAQATGDLSGALDHLWALRELEQHLFNDERERHTRQLTVQFDVERAHHEAAVSSMQTELAQQAYRAAELKVSEQTRRLAQTQVEVATRLANAAEYRDDVTGEHTLRVGHVSALLAQHLNFPAEEVALLRVAARLHDVGKIGISDLILQKPAALTKAEFETMKRHTLIGGQMLSGGASPLLQMAEQIALSHHEKWSGGGYPHGLSGEAIAPVARIVAVADVYDALLHPRPYKPAWELGAALEEIKQQRGQQFQPEIVDALLALHASGQLPLRTLLHDEGEVQDILVKKSSLPGEAAPSFLPGGPDGGTPPLAELEDKYQQARQSTHARSVTAFTDALTGLANRRAFEEELETGLLQAARHQHPLSVVSLDIDGLQAVNDLEGHERGDTLLRQLALALRTHLGPAGRVYRTGGDEFAVVVGHVGPAQQAGVLRGLERAIQAVQQQGFASTSVSAGIASFPEEAVLEGDLLRLADQRMYAQKAARGQHRAASAAHRRIN; this is translated from the coding sequence ATGCAGCCACCGTTCGATTCGTTCACGCCGCCGCCCGATTCCCCCACCGTCGACGCGCTGCTGCACGCCGCCTCGGCGCTGCTGCCCATCACCCCCAAGCGGGCGCTGGACATGGCCCAGGAAGCGCTGGCCCTGGCCGGCGAACTCGGCTACCGGGCCGGCGAAGCGCAGGCCCATTTGCTGTGCGGGCAGACCCTGCACCGCATGGCCGAGCTTCAGGAGGCCGAGCGGCATCTGGTCACGGCCACCGGGCTGTTTACCCAGCTCGGCGACGCGGCGCGCCGGGCCCAGGCGCTGCTTTCGAGCGGCATGGTGCGGCGTGAACTCGGTGAACCGGCCCTGGCCGGACAAGCGCTGACGCAGGCGCTGGACCTCAGCGAACAGATCGGTGACCGGGTACTCAAGGCCTCCGTGCTCAACCAGCAGGCCGCCCTCTCGCAGACCAGCGGCAACGCCGACCTGGCGCTAGAGCAGCTCAGCGGGGCGCTGGCGATCCGCCGCGAGCTCGGCGACAATCTCGGCGCGGCGCAGTGTCTCAACAACATCGGACAGGTGCACCTCAGCCGTCACGAGTTGCCCAGCGCCCTTCAGAGGCTGACCGAAGCCTACGACCTGCTCAAAACCGTCGACGATCCCAGCACCAGCGCCCACTGCCTGATCAATATCGGCTACGTCTACGAGGAGATGGGCGACCACCAGCTCAGCTACGACTACCACGCCCGCGCACTGGAGCTGGCCCGCGCCCACGGCAACCACACTCTGGAACTCTACTGCCTGAACAACCTCGCCGAGGCGGTCAGCAGCATGGAGCGCCACCAGGAAGCCTCCGAGCTGTTTACGCAGGCGCTGGGCATCGCCGAGCGCATCGGCATGCGCTACCTCAGCGGCTGCGCCCACCACGGCCTGGGCCGGGCAGCTACCGCCCTGAACCGGCCCGGCGACGCCGTCGAACACCACCAACAGGCCCTGAGTATCGCCGCCGAACTCGGCGAAGCCCAGGGCGAAGTGGACGCGCTGCTGGGTCTGGGCGAAGCGTACCTGGCGCTGGACCGGCAGCAGGAGGCCCGAACGGTACTCGAACGGGCCCTGCCGCTGGCGATCGGCGGCGAGTCGCACAAGCAGGTCGCCCGCATCCGGGTGCTGCTGGCCCGGATCGCCCAGGCCACCGGCGACCTCAGCGGCGCCTTGGACCACCTCTGGGCGCTGCGAGAACTCGAGCAGCACCTGTTCAACGACGAACGCGAGCGCCACACCCGGCAGCTCACCGTGCAGTTCGATGTCGAGCGGGCCCACCACGAAGCGGCGGTGTCGAGCATGCAGACCGAACTGGCCCAGCAGGCCTACCGGGCCGCCGAGCTCAAGGTCAGCGAGCAGACCCGCCGGCTGGCCCAGACGCAGGTCGAGGTGGCGACCCGCCTGGCCAACGCCGCCGAATACCGCGACGACGTGACCGGCGAACACACCCTGCGGGTGGGCCACGTGTCGGCGCTGCTGGCCCAGCACCTGAACTTCCCGGCCGAGGAAGTGGCGCTCCTGAGGGTGGCCGCCCGATTGCACGACGTGGGCAAGATCGGCATTTCCGATTTGATCCTGCAAAAGCCGGCGGCGCTGACCAAGGCGGAATTCGAGACCATGAAGCGCCATACCCTGATCGGCGGCCAGATGCTCTCGGGCGGCGCTTCTCCCCTCCTGCAGATGGCCGAGCAGATCGCGCTGAGCCACCACGAGAAGTGGAGCGGCGGCGGCTACCCGCACGGGCTGAGCGGCGAGGCGATTGCCCCGGTGGCCCGCATCGTGGCGGTGGCCGACGTGTACGACGCGCTGCTGCATCCCCGGCCCTACAAGCCGGCCTGGGAGCTCGGCGCGGCGCTTGAGGAAATCAAGCAGCAGCGCGGGCAGCAGTTCCAGCCGGAAATCGTCGACGCCCTGCTGGCGCTTCACGCTTCGGGCCAGCTGCCACTCAGAACGCTGCTGCACGACGAAGGCGAGGTGCAAGACATCCTGGTGAAGAAAAGTTCGCTGCCTGGTGAAGCCGCGCCCAGTTTCCTGCCGGGCGGCCCCGACGGCGGGACGCCGCCCTTGGCCGAACTGGAGGACAAGTACCAGCAGGCCCGCCAGAGTACCCACGCCCGCAGCGTGACCGCCTTTACCGACGCCCTGACCGGGCTGGCCAACCGCCGGGCCTTCGAGGAAGAACTCGAAACGGGGTTGCTACAGGCGGCGCGCCACCAGCACCCACTGAGCGTGGTGTCGCTGGACATCGACGGTCTCCAGGCGGTCAACGACCTGGAAGGCCACGAGCGCGGCGATACCCTGCTGCGTCAGTTGGCGCTGGCGCTGCGCACGCACCTCGGCCCGGCGGGGCGGGTGTACCGTACCGGCGGCGACGAATTTGCCGTGGTGGTCGGTCACGTGGGGCCAGCGCAGCAGGCCGGGGTGCTGCGTGGCCTGGAGCGGGCCATCCAAGCGGTGCAGCAGCAGGGGTTTGCTTCCACCAGCGTCAGTGCAGGTATCGCTTCGTTTCCCGAGGAAGCCGTCCTGGAAGGCGACCTGCTGCGCCTCGCGGACCAGCGGATGTATGCCCAGAAAGCCGCCCGCGGCCAGCACCGCGCGGCCAGCGCCGCCCACCGCCGCATCAACTGA